A DNA window from Enterobacter cloacae subsp. cloacae ATCC 13047 contains the following coding sequences:
- the ftsL gene encoding cell division protein FtsL, which yields MIGRVTETLSKVKDSLGSNERHALPGVIGDDLLRFGKLPLCLFICIIVTAVTVVTTAHHTRLLTAQREQMVLERDALDIEWRNLILEENALGDHSRVERIATEKLQLQHVDPSQENIVVQK from the coding sequence ATGATCGGCAGAGTGACAGAGACCCTAAGCAAAGTTAAGGATTCGTTAGGAAGCAACGAGCGCCATGCCTTGCCTGGCGTGATCGGCGACGATCTTTTGCGGTTTGGGAAGCTGCCACTCTGCTTGTTCATTTGCATCATTGTGACGGCAGTAACGGTGGTGACGACAGCCCACCACACACGTTTATTGACTGCGCAACGCGAGCAGATGGTACTGGAACGCGATGCGCTGGATATTGAATGGCGAAATCTGATCCTTGAAGAAAACGCCCTCGGCGATCACAGCCGGGTCGAGCGGATCGCAACAGAAAAGCTGCAATTGCAGCATGTTGATCCTTCCCAGGAAAATATCGTAGTACAAAAATAA
- a CDS encoding peptidoglycan glycosyltransferase FtsI, whose translation MRAAAKTLKPKRQEEQANFISWRFALLCGCILLALGFLLGRVAWLQIIAPDMLVRQGDMRSLRVQEVSTSRGMITDRSGRPLAVSVPVKAIWADPKELHDAGGITLDNRWKALSDALKMPLDQLASRVNANPKGRFIYLARQVNPDMADYIRKLKLPGIHLHEESRRYYPSGEVTAHLIGFTNVDSQGIEGVEKSFDKWLTGQPGERIVRKDRYGRVIEDISSTDSQAAHNLALSIDERLQALVYRELNNAVAFNKAESGSAVLVDVSTGEVLAMANSPSYNPNNFTGTAKDAMRNRAITDVFEPGSTVKPMVVMTALQRGIVNENTVLNTIPYRINGHEIKDVARYSELTLTGVLQKSSNVGVSKLALAMPSSALVETYSRFGLGKATNLGLVGERSGLYPQKQRWSDIERATFSFGYGLMVTPLQLARVYATIGSYGVYRPLSITKVDPPVPGERIFPESIVRTVVHMMESVALPGGGGVKAAIKGYRIAIKTGTAKKVGPDGRYINKYIAYTAGVAPASNPRFALVVVINDPQAGKYYGGAVSAPVFGAIMGGVLRTMNVEPDALATGEKSEFVINQGEGTGGRS comes from the coding sequence ATGAGAGCAGCGGCAAAAACGCTAAAACCAAAACGTCAGGAAGAACAGGCCAACTTTATCAGTTGGCGTTTTGCGTTGCTTTGCGGCTGCATTTTACTCGCGCTGGGCTTCCTGCTGGGACGCGTGGCGTGGCTACAAATCATCGCGCCTGACATGCTGGTGCGCCAGGGCGATATGCGCTCTCTGCGCGTACAGGAAGTCTCCACATCTCGCGGGATGATCACTGATCGTTCCGGTCGTCCGCTGGCGGTGAGCGTACCGGTGAAGGCGATCTGGGCCGATCCGAAAGAGCTGCACGATGCCGGTGGTATCACGCTCGACAACCGCTGGAAAGCGCTGTCTGACGCCCTGAAAATGCCGCTGGATCAGCTTGCCTCTCGCGTTAACGCCAACCCGAAAGGGCGCTTTATCTATCTGGCGCGTCAGGTTAACCCTGACATGGCCGATTACATCAGAAAACTGAAGCTCCCGGGTATCCATCTGCACGAAGAGTCTCGCCGTTACTATCCTTCCGGCGAAGTAACCGCTCACCTCATTGGCTTTACCAACGTCGACAGCCAGGGGATTGAAGGGGTTGAAAAAAGCTTCGATAAGTGGCTTACCGGTCAGCCGGGTGAGCGAATCGTGCGTAAAGACCGCTATGGTCGCGTGATTGAAGATATCTCTTCCACAGACAGCCAGGCCGCGCATAACCTTGCGTTGAGCATTGATGAACGCCTGCAGGCGCTGGTGTATCGCGAGCTGAACAATGCCGTGGCCTTCAACAAGGCGGAGTCGGGCAGCGCCGTGCTGGTGGATGTCAGCACTGGCGAAGTGCTGGCGATGGCCAACAGCCCGTCCTACAACCCGAACAACTTTACCGGTACCGCAAAAGATGCAATGCGTAACCGGGCCATTACCGACGTGTTCGAACCTGGCTCCACGGTGAAGCCGATGGTGGTGATGACGGCGCTGCAACGCGGCATCGTCAATGAGAACACGGTTCTGAATACGATCCCTTACCGAATCAACGGCCACGAGATTAAAGACGTGGCGCGCTACAGCGAATTGACCCTGACCGGGGTATTACAGAAGTCGAGTAACGTCGGTGTTTCAAAACTGGCGTTAGCGATGCCGTCCTCAGCGTTAGTAGAGACTTACTCACGTTTTGGGCTAGGAAAGGCGACCAATTTGGGGTTGGTCGGAGAACGCAGTGGCTTATATCCTCAAAAACAACGGTGGTCTGACATAGAGAGGGCCACCTTCTCTTTCGGCTACGGGCTAATGGTAACCCCGTTACAGTTAGCGCGAGTCTACGCAACGATTGGCAGCTATGGCGTCTATCGCCCACTGTCGATTACCAAAGTTGATCCACCGGTTCCGGGCGAGCGTATCTTCCCGGAATCTATCGTTCGTACCGTTGTGCATATGATGGAAAGCGTGGCGCTACCTGGCGGTGGCGGCGTGAAGGCGGCGATCAAAGGCTATCGCATCGCCATTAAAACCGGTACGGCGAAAAAAGTGGGGCCAGACGGCCGCTACATCAACAAATACATTGCCTATACCGCAGGCGTTGCGCCTGCAAGCAATCCGCGTTTTGCGCTGGTGGTCGTCATTAACGATCCACAGGCGGGTAAATACTACGGCGGCGCCGTTTCAGCGCCTGTGTTCGGCGCCATCATGGGCGGCGTATTACGCACCATGAACGTTGAACCGGACGCGCTGGCAACGGGCGAAAAAAGTGAATTTGTAATTAATCAAGGCGAGGGTACAGGTGGCAGATCGTAA
- the murE gene encoding UDP-N-acetylmuramoyl-L-alanyl-D-glutamate--2,6-diaminopimelate ligase, with translation MADRNLRDLLAPWVPNAPERALREMVLDSRVAASGDLFVAVVGHQADGRRYIPQAIAQGVAAIIAEAKDEATDGEIREMHGVPVIYLSQLNERLSALAGRFYNEPSDQLRLVGVTGTNGKTTTTQLMAQWAQLLGETGAVMGTVGNGLLGKVSPTENTTGSAVDVQHVIAGLAGQGATFAAMEVSSHGLVQHRVAALKFAASVFTNLSRDHLDYHGDMEHYEAAKWLLFSTHHYGQAIINADDEVGRRWLAKLPDAVAVSMEDHINPNCHGRWLKAVEVNYHDSGATIRFASSWGEGEIESRLMGAFNVSNLLLALATLLALGYPMAELLNTAERLQPVCGRMEVFSAPGKPTVVVDYAHTPDALEKALEAARLHCAGKLWCVFGCGGDRDKGKRPLMGAIAEQFADIPVVTDDNPRTEEPRAIINDILAGMLDAGRARVVEGRAEAVTNAIMQAQENDVVLLAGKGHEDYQIVGNRRLDYSDRVTAARLLGVVA, from the coding sequence GTGGCAGATCGTAATTTGCGCGACCTTCTCGCTCCGTGGGTGCCAAACGCACCTGAGCGAGCGCTACGGGAGATGGTACTGGACAGCCGTGTGGCTGCTTCCGGCGATCTTTTTGTGGCTGTAGTTGGTCATCAGGCGGACGGGCGTCGATATATCCCGCAGGCGATTGCGCAAGGTGTAGCTGCCATTATTGCTGAGGCTAAAGATGAGGCAACCGACGGTGAAATCCGTGAAATGCACGGTGTGCCGGTTATCTACCTTAGCCAGTTGAATGAGCGACTCTCCGCACTGGCGGGACGTTTTTATAACGAGCCTTCAGACCAGCTGCGTCTGGTGGGCGTGACGGGCACTAACGGTAAAACGACGACCACCCAATTGATGGCGCAATGGGCGCAACTGCTGGGAGAAACCGGCGCCGTAATGGGCACCGTGGGGAATGGGCTGCTGGGTAAAGTGAGCCCGACGGAAAACACCACCGGCTCCGCGGTTGACGTACAACATGTGATTGCCGGTCTGGCAGGGCAGGGTGCGACCTTTGCCGCGATGGAAGTCTCCTCTCATGGTCTGGTACAGCATCGTGTGGCGGCGTTGAAATTTGCCGCCTCCGTGTTCACGAACCTGAGTCGCGATCATCTTGATTATCATGGTGATATGGAGCATTACGAGGCCGCGAAATGGCTGCTCTTCTCCACGCATCACTATGGACAGGCCATCATCAACGCTGATGACGAAGTGGGGCGCCGCTGGCTTGCGAAGCTGCCGGATGCGGTTGCGGTGTCGATGGAAGACCATATCAATCCGAACTGCCATGGCCGCTGGCTGAAGGCGGTTGAGGTTAATTATCACGACAGCGGCGCGACGATTCGCTTTGCCTCTTCCTGGGGTGAAGGCGAAATTGAAAGCCGCCTGATGGGGGCGTTTAACGTCAGCAACCTCCTGCTGGCGCTGGCAACCCTGCTGGCGTTGGGCTATCCGATGGCCGAACTGCTCAACACCGCAGAGCGTCTGCAGCCCGTCTGTGGCCGTATGGAAGTGTTCAGTGCACCAGGTAAACCGACCGTTGTTGTCGATTATGCCCACACGCCGGATGCGCTGGAAAAAGCGCTTGAAGCGGCACGTCTGCACTGCGCCGGTAAGCTCTGGTGTGTGTTTGGCTGTGGGGGCGATCGTGACAAGGGCAAGCGTCCGTTGATGGGTGCCATCGCCGAACAGTTCGCGGATATTCCGGTTGTGACCGATGACAACCCGCGTACTGAAGAGCCGCGCGCCATTATCAACGATATCCTGGCCGGTATGCTGGACGCAGGACGTGCCCGCGTGGTGGAAGGCCGTGCGGAAGCCGTGACCAACGCCATCATGCAGGCGCAGGAGAACGACGTCGTGCTCCTGGCGGGTAAAGGCCATGAAGATTATCAGATTGTTGGCAATCGTCGTCTGGACTATTCGGACCGTGTAACGGCAGCGCGTCTGTTGGGAGTGGTGGCATGA
- the murF gene encoding UDP-N-acetylmuramoyl-tripeptide--D-alanyl-D-alanine ligase: MISLTLGKAATLLQGTLHGQDLTIDAVTTDTRKVTAGCLFVALKGERFDAHDFAEQAKENGAGALLVNRKLDIDLPQIVVKDTRLAFGELAAWVRQQVPARVVALTGSSGKTSVKEMTAAILSQCGNTLYTAGNLNNDIGVPMTLLRLTKEHDFAVIELGANHQGEIAWTVSLTRPEAALVNNLAAAHLEGFGSLEGVAKAKGEIYTGLPDNGIAIMNADNNDWLNWQSIIGSRKTWRFSPNAADSDFTATHIHVTSHGTEFTLNTPTGGIEVLLPLPGRHNIANALAAAALSMAVGATHDAIKTGLANLKAVPGRLFPVQLAENKLLLDDSYNANVGSMTAAVQVLSEMPGYRVMVVGDMAELGDESEACHIQVGEAAKAAGLDCVLSAGKLSQAISHASGVGEHFADKAALIERLKTLIAEKQIVTVLVKGSRSAAMEEVVHALQENGTC, encoded by the coding sequence ATGATCAGCTTAACGCTCGGCAAGGCGGCAACCCTCCTGCAGGGGACGTTACATGGTCAGGATCTGACCATCGACGCCGTGACGACAGATACCCGCAAAGTGACCGCCGGGTGCCTGTTTGTGGCGCTGAAGGGCGAACGTTTTGACGCCCACGATTTTGCTGAACAGGCGAAAGAGAATGGTGCGGGTGCGCTGCTAGTGAACCGCAAACTCGATATCGATTTACCGCAGATTGTGGTGAAGGATACGCGCCTTGCCTTCGGTGAGCTGGCAGCATGGGTTCGTCAGCAGGTGCCAGCTCGCGTTGTTGCTCTGACGGGGTCTTCGGGCAAAACGTCAGTAAAAGAGATGACGGCGGCGATCCTCAGTCAGTGCGGTAACACGCTTTACACCGCAGGCAATCTAAATAATGACATCGGCGTGCCGATGACATTGCTTCGCCTCACCAAAGAGCATGACTTTGCGGTGATTGAATTAGGGGCAAACCACCAGGGTGAAATTGCCTGGACGGTCAGCCTGACGCGTCCGGAGGCTGCGCTGGTGAACAACCTGGCCGCCGCGCATCTGGAAGGTTTCGGTTCACTTGAAGGCGTGGCGAAAGCCAAAGGTGAGATCTATACCGGCCTGCCGGATAACGGTATCGCCATTATGAATGCCGATAATAACGACTGGTTGAACTGGCAGAGCATCATCGGTTCACGTAAGACGTGGCGCTTCTCGCCTAATGCGGCAGACAGTGATTTTACCGCGACCCATATCCATGTGACCTCGCATGGTACGGAATTCACGCTCAATACCCCAACGGGAGGCATTGAGGTTCTGCTGCCGCTGCCGGGTCGCCATAACATCGCCAATGCGCTTGCTGCCGCGGCGCTGTCGATGGCCGTCGGCGCGACACATGACGCGATCAAGACTGGCCTTGCGAATTTAAAAGCCGTACCGGGACGTCTGTTCCCAGTCCAGCTTGCAGAAAACAAACTGCTGCTGGATGACTCCTACAACGCGAACGTCGGTTCGATGACGGCAGCCGTACAGGTGTTGTCCGAAATGCCAGGCTATCGCGTGATGGTGGTTGGCGATATGGCCGAGTTGGGCGATGAGAGCGAAGCCTGTCATATCCAGGTGGGTGAAGCCGCGAAAGCGGCCGGGCTGGATTGCGTACTGAGCGCAGGAAAACTGAGCCAGGCGATTAGCCATGCCAGCGGTGTTGGCGAACATTTTGCCGATAAAGCCGCACTGATTGAACGTCTGAAGACGTTGATTGCTGAAAAACAAATTGTGACTGTGTTAGTGAAAGGTTCACGTAGTGCCGCCATGGAAGAGGTAGTGCACGCATTACAGGAGAACGGGACATGTTAG
- the mraY gene encoding phospho-N-acetylmuramoyl-pentapeptide-transferase has product MLVWLAEHLVKYYSGFNVFSYLTFRAIVSLLTALFISLWMGPRMIARLQKLSFGQVVRNDGPESHFSKRGTPTMGGIMILTAIVVSVLLWAYPSNPYVWCVLTVLVGYGIIGFVDDYRKVVRKDTKGLIARWKYFWMSVIALGVAFALYLAGKDTPATELVVPFFKDVMPQLGLFYILLAYFVIVGTGNAVNLTDGLDGLAIMPTVFVAAGFALVAWATGNMNFANYLHIPYLRHAGELVIVCTAIVGAGLGFLWFNTYPAQVFMGDVGSLALGGALGIIAVLLRQEFLLVIMGGVFVVETLSVILQVGSFKLRGQRIFRMAPIHHHYELKGWPEPRVIVRFWIISLMLVLIGLATLKVR; this is encoded by the coding sequence ATGTTAGTTTGGCTGGCCGAACATTTGGTCAAATATTACTCAGGCTTTAACGTCTTTTCTTATCTGACGTTTCGCGCCATCGTCAGCCTGCTGACTGCGCTGTTCATCTCGTTGTGGATGGGCCCGCGCATGATTGCCCGTCTGCAAAAACTCTCTTTCGGCCAGGTTGTGCGTAACGATGGTCCGGAATCGCACTTCAGCAAGCGCGGTACGCCAACCATGGGCGGGATTATGATCCTGACCGCGATCGTGGTTTCCGTGCTGCTGTGGGCCTATCCATCCAACCCGTACGTCTGGTGTGTGCTGACTGTGCTGGTGGGCTACGGAATCATTGGATTTGTTGATGATTACCGCAAAGTGGTACGTAAAGACACGAAAGGTCTGATCGCCCGCTGGAAATATTTCTGGATGTCGGTAATTGCGCTGGGCGTGGCCTTCGCGCTGTATCTGGCCGGAAAAGATACTCCCGCTACCGAGCTGGTGGTGCCGTTCTTTAAAGACGTCATGCCGCAACTGGGGCTGTTCTACATTCTGCTGGCGTACTTCGTGATTGTGGGCACCGGTAACGCGGTGAACCTGACCGATGGTCTGGATGGCCTGGCCATTATGCCAACGGTCTTCGTGGCCGCAGGTTTCGCGCTGGTGGCGTGGGCGACCGGCAACATGAACTTTGCCAACTATCTGCACATTCCTTATCTGCGTCACGCGGGCGAGCTGGTGATCGTCTGTACGGCCATTGTCGGGGCGGGGCTGGGCTTCCTGTGGTTCAACACCTATCCGGCCCAGGTCTTTATGGGTGACGTCGGTTCACTGGCTCTGGGCGGCGCGCTGGGTATTATTGCCGTGCTGCTGCGCCAGGAGTTCCTGCTGGTGATCATGGGCGGGGTATTCGTGGTTGAGACCCTGTCGGTGATCCTGCAGGTCGGTTCCTTTAAGCTGCGCGGCCAGCGCATCTTCCGTATGGCACCGATTCACCATCACTATGAACTGAAAGGCTGGCCAGAGCCGCGAGTCATTGTGCGCTTCTGGATTATTTCGCTGATGCTGGTGCTGATTGGCCTGGCAACGCTGAAGGTACGTTAA
- the murD gene encoding UDP-N-acetylmuramoyl-L-alanine--D-glutamate ligase has protein sequence MADYQGKKVVIIGLGLTGLSCVDFFLARGVTPRVMDTRVSPPGLDKLPEQVERHLGGLNDDWLQAADLIVASPGMALAHPSLSAAADAGVEIVGDIELFCREAQAPVIAITGSNGKSTVTTLVGEMAKAAGKNVGVGGNIGLPALMLLDKGCELYVLELSSFQLETTSSLHAAAATILNVTEDHMDRYPFGLQQYRAAKLRIYENAKVCVVNADDALTMPVRGADDRCISFGITMGDYHLNRQLGETWLRVKGEKVLNVKEMKLSGQHNYTNALAALALADAVGLPRSSSLQALTTFTGLAHRFQLALEHNGVRWINDSKATNVGSTEAALNGLQVEGTLHLLLGGDGKSADFTSLKQYLSGDNIRLYCFGRDGRELAELRPEIAEQTETMEQAMRLIAPRVKPGDMVLLSPACASLDQFKNFEQRGDLFTRLAKELG, from the coding sequence ATGGCAGATTACCAGGGCAAAAAAGTCGTTATCATCGGGTTGGGCCTTACTGGCCTGTCCTGCGTGGACTTTTTCCTTGCGCGCGGCGTGACGCCGCGGGTGATGGATACGCGTGTTTCTCCGCCGGGTCTGGACAAACTGCCGGAACAGGTTGAACGCCACCTTGGTGGTCTGAATGATGACTGGCTGCAGGCAGCCGATCTGATTGTGGCCAGCCCCGGTATGGCGCTGGCGCACCCTTCACTGAGCGCCGCAGCCGATGCGGGCGTTGAGATTGTCGGTGATATCGAGCTGTTCTGTCGCGAAGCGCAGGCGCCAGTTATCGCCATTACCGGCTCTAACGGAAAAAGCACCGTCACTACCCTGGTGGGTGAGATGGCGAAAGCGGCGGGCAAAAATGTCGGCGTTGGCGGCAACATTGGTTTGCCGGCACTGATGCTGCTGGACAAAGGCTGCGAGCTGTACGTACTGGAACTCTCCAGCTTCCAGCTGGAAACCACCTCCAGCCTGCATGCGGCCGCGGCCACAATCCTGAACGTGACCGAAGATCATATGGACAGGTATCCGTTTGGTCTACAGCAGTATCGCGCAGCCAAACTGCGTATATATGAAAATGCCAAAGTCTGCGTCGTTAACGCCGATGATGCCCTGACCATGCCGGTACGCGGTGCCGATGACCGCTGCATCAGCTTTGGTATCACCATGGGTGATTATCATCTGAACCGTCAGCTGGGTGAAACCTGGCTGCGGGTGAAAGGTGAGAAAGTGCTGAACGTGAAGGAGATGAAGCTTTCCGGTCAGCATAACTACACCAATGCGCTGGCGGCGCTGGCGCTGGCGGATGCCGTCGGTCTGCCACGCTCCTCCAGCCTGCAGGCGCTGACCACCTTTACGGGTCTGGCGCACCGTTTCCAGCTGGCGCTGGAGCATAACGGCGTACGCTGGATCAATGATTCCAAAGCCACCAACGTAGGCAGTACAGAGGCCGCGCTGAATGGTTTGCAGGTGGAAGGTACTCTGCATCTGCTGCTGGGTGGCGACGGTAAATCCGCCGATTTCACCTCTCTGAAGCAGTATCTCTCCGGCGATAACATCCGTCTCTACTGCTTTGGTCGTGATGGCAGGGAACTGGCGGAACTGCGTCCTGAGATCGCCGAGCAGACCGAAACCATGGAACAGGCAATGCGCCTGATTGCTCCTCGCGTGAAGCCGGGCGATATGGTGCTGCTCTCTCCGGCATGCGCCAGCCTTGATCAATTCAAGAATTTCGAACAGCGTGGTGATCTCTTTACCCGCCTGGCGAAGGAGTTAGGCTGA
- the ftsW gene encoding cell division protein FtsW → MRLSLPRLKMPRFPGFGVLVWLFAALKGWVMGSRQKDNDSLIMYDRTLFWLTLGLAAVGFIMVTSASMPVGQRLANDPFLFAKRDGLYIILAFCLALITLRLPMAFWQRHSTAMLIASIIMLLIVLVVGSSVNGASRWIAFGPLRIQPAEFTKLSLFCYLANYLVRKVDEVRNNLRGFLKPMGVILVLAVLLLAQPDLGTVVVLFVTTLAMLFLAGAKLWQFIAIIGMGISAVVLLILAEPYRIRRVTSFWNPWEDPFGSGYQLTQSLMAFGRGEVWGQGLGNSVQKLEYLPEAHTDFIFSIIAEELGYIGVVLALLMVFFVAFRAMSIGRKALEIDHRFSGFLACSIGIWFSFQALVNVGAAAGMLPTKGLTLPLISYGGSSLLIMSTAIMMLLRIDYETRLEKAQAFTRGSR, encoded by the coding sequence ATGCGTTTATCTCTCCCTCGCCTGAAAATGCCGCGCTTCCCAGGATTTGGTGTCCTGGTGTGGTTGTTTGCGGCACTGAAAGGCTGGGTGATGGGCTCTCGTCAGAAAGATAACGACAGCCTGATCATGTACGATCGCACGCTCTTCTGGCTCACCCTGGGGCTGGCGGCGGTCGGCTTTATTATGGTGACGTCAGCATCAATGCCCGTCGGGCAGCGACTGGCGAACGATCCTTTCCTGTTTGCCAAGCGTGATGGTCTGTACATCATCCTGGCGTTCTGTCTTGCGCTGATAACCTTACGTCTGCCAATGGCGTTCTGGCAGAGACACAGTACCGCGATGCTGATTGCCTCGATCATCATGCTGCTGATCGTGCTGGTGGTGGGGAGTTCCGTAAACGGGGCATCGCGCTGGATCGCCTTTGGTCCGCTGCGTATTCAGCCTGCAGAATTTACCAAATTGTCCCTGTTCTGCTACCTGGCGAACTACCTGGTGCGCAAAGTAGATGAAGTGCGTAACAACCTTCGCGGCTTCCTGAAACCGATGGGCGTGATTCTGGTGCTGGCGGTCTTACTGCTGGCGCAGCCTGACCTCGGTACCGTGGTGGTTCTGTTTGTGACAACGCTGGCGATGCTGTTCCTGGCGGGGGCGAAACTGTGGCAGTTCATCGCCATTATCGGGATGGGTATTTCAGCGGTTGTCCTGTTGATCCTTGCTGAACCATACCGTATCCGCCGCGTGACCTCGTTCTGGAACCCGTGGGAAGACCCGTTTGGCAGTGGCTATCAGCTGACGCAGTCACTCATGGCGTTTGGCCGCGGTGAAGTCTGGGGACAAGGCCTGGGCAACTCTGTTCAGAAACTGGAGTATTTACCCGAAGCGCATACTGACTTCATCTTCTCCATTATTGCGGAAGAACTGGGTTATATCGGTGTGGTATTAGCGCTATTAATGGTATTCTTCGTCGCTTTCCGCGCCATGTCGATTGGGCGGAAAGCGCTGGAGATCGATCACCGCTTCTCAGGTTTCTTAGCCTGTTCAATTGGTATCTGGTTTAGCTTCCAGGCATTGGTTAACGTCGGGGCCGCAGCGGGTATGCTGCCGACCAAGGGCCTGACGTTGCCGTTGATCAGTTATGGTGGTTCCAGTCTGTTGATCATGTCGACGGCCATCATGATGTTGTTACGTATAGATTATGAAACGCGTCTGGAAAAAGCCCAGGCGTTTACACGAGGTTCACGATGA